GGAACGGAACTTgaggaacggaacgaaactAATAGGTTCGTGGATCATACTTTcaagataaatttaaataatcctGTGTGATATGATTTTTACATATTCGTTACTATTATTAAACATATTAGTATcattaatttacagtttttggtTTATAAACAGTGTTGAATGTAAATTTGTTACTATGAATCCTTCGCAAACTATCAAGATTTTTTTATCATAACTCAGAAAACATCATTAAACAgaggaataaatttaaacaaacaaactgaagAAGTAAAGAAATGAATGTTATGTCAAGATCGAGTGATCTtcttaaaaatgttaaacaataaaaCGTGTATTAAAGAATGTAATATTCTAACCGATCGCAACTACAATCATTAACGTACCGTAGTTATGTCTTTGTTAAAGAACGAAATTTGTTAACGTTTCTTAATTCTTTCCATCGTTCAGTCAATGTCTACTcagttttatataaatttcGTTCCGTACAGAATCCAATCCTCTAGGTCTGCACAACAATATCGTGGCATATGGACAACTGTAACTCATGATAATAGAATACAACATTATTGGTTAAAAAAGGGTTCATAATTTTGCAGAAGAACATTGATCACACGTGAGCATATTCTTGTTGCTATGTGTGTTGCTTAGATTCCACTACAGCTTTGAGCAAGCGTAACAGAAGTCAACGTTAACGTTATAATTTTCGCAAGACGAATAAAACATGTAGGTGCAATAAGGCCTACTTGATTAATTGTTATGCACCTAGGTTCGAACGTTCCACAAAAGGATTAGGTTCGGAACGAACTTCACATCACTAGCTTACGGTCGTTCCTTGTTTTAATGGGTGTTTTAGGagggtggtgtgtgttttattgcgcTTGGTGGGTGTCATTTTTATGGTCACTAGACATTGCGTGTTAGTTTTTCATCTTCCCCCCGGGGGATGAATTTTAAACTCCTTGGTCCCGGTCAAGCAGGCTTTAAACGTGGAAATTTTCAACCGGTagcggattttttttcctcatcgCATGACGTGAAGGTATTTTGCGCACGAAATCATTCACTATTCATTGCATAAATGATTGAATGATCGCCGGGTACTACTACAGTGTGTCGCTTATACATATGggataataaagaaatagttaGGTGCTGAAAAGATGGGAAATTGTTCTGCTAAAAGTCACGCAAAAGAGATAACACAAATAATCCTTGTGTTTGCTTGTGGAACTCATCTGAAGTGTGCTTCATTTAACGAGACATAAAATATACACCAATTTTGACCGATTTAATAGTCCTCTAGTCTGTCTCGTGTTAAAAGgacatttaatttgaaatcTCTGATAAAATCACTTTCATTTGCACATGCACAAACACATCGTTCCACTGCGCTGAGCATATTTAGGCCATGGTCATACAGGACCACCAGTCAGTGTCGATGTTCCGTTGCCCAGTTAAAGTTAGTCGATTTACGCGGCGTGTCTTTCGATGAAAGTTCCCCGGTGGACAATTGTGAAGAACCTAGCGCGAGAGTACTTAGCGTCCAGCTCGTGTCATGGCATGTCCTACACAGTACACCCGAAAGTGTCCGTCACGGAGCGGTAAGTTGCGTGTGTTTCGAGTACAATGTCATGTCAGAACACTTTCGAAATGGTTGACAAAGGTACAAAAATTCCACGTCTATCTCTATCTGTACCAATTCAAGTTGAAAAGAGTTTAGAATACAACCGTTTCGTCCAAAGCTTTCTGTTATGAACATCTCCGACAAGATGTTGAGGTCTACCACTCCCAGACGCATTTCTGATAATCAGGAATTGAAAACAGTCAGTCGCGAATTCGAAGGAAACAGTCCAAATTCAATGAAATTTGATTTAGCGATTCGAATGGTAGTCAGATTAAAGATTATTCCACCTCAACTTAAAATAAATGCAGAAAAGGCTCCATTTCAACTGTTTTTTATTGGGTACTAGAGATATTGAGGTCAATCGTTACCATGTCTGACTGAGCAAGGACAGTCCTCTTCGGAGGAACTCCTTCAACTTAAAAAGAGTTCCGAAATTGCTCAAAGTTTATCATTTCGTCTGAAATCCTCTATGCTCACTCGAGGAACCGAAACCTGAGATAGATTTAGGATAGATAGATTCTTTGTAGACGCCTTCCTAGACAAAGGCGATTAATGACTCTGGTTTTAAAATTCCCTCCAACTTCTACGGATAGCTTATGCTGGGCAGTTGTGGTTGTGGTCTCGCTGAGCTCCTGCATAGCAGCCATCGTGATCGGGCACCAGAAGTGGGTCGAAAAACCAATGATCGTAAGCTTCTCCACAAAGCCGATCCCCGTGTGGAAGCTGCCCTTcccggccatcaccatctgTCCGCAGACGAGAATCGCCGTGGAGAAGTTCAACATCACCGAGGTGTACCTGAGGGCCCGTGCCAATGAGACACTCACGCCAACCGAGTGGCGCAAGTTGCGTGTGCTGACGCACGTCTGTTCCTCGGTGATGCGGTCCAAGAACGATTTCTACGGTACGGGCGGAACGAGAGCGAGCGGTGATCCATCCGCGCCGGACAATGAGCAGGTGGTAGAACAGTTGGTAAATATGTCCATACCGTTCGACGAGACGTTTATGACGTGCATGTGGAGCTTTAACTTTCGCCCGTGCGAGGCACTGTGGTCACGGAAGGTGACGGAGAATGGGGTCTGCTATAGCTTCAACATGCTGTCGAGTGCGGAACTGTACACCGAAGATCAAGCGTTCCGTGAGCGGGAAGTGTATCCGGAGGAGAAGCAACACAAACGGTTCCAAACGTTGCACGCAGCGAAGATGCGTAGTACGGGCTGGACGATGGAAAATGGCTATACGGTGGGTGAGAGCTTGCTGGCCTATCCGCGACGAACGGCTAGCGGTGGTTTTAAGGGTGGTGCAATTGTATTGATGAAGACTCATCAGAAAAATCGCGAGTACATCTGTTCGGTGCGTGTGATACGTTACGCGTTACGCGTTACGGTTTGGAGAAGGCTTTGGCTTAATAAGTGCAGGACATTCCCTACTCTTCCAGGGTGCTTTACAGGGCTACAAAATTACAATCCACCCACCGGATGAATTCCCGAGGCTGAGTGAACATCACATCCGTGTACCACCGATGCACGCCGTGTCGGTTATTGTGAGGCCCCGTCTGCTCACCACCCAAACGAATCTTCATCGATATCCTTACACAAAGTAAGGAAGGGCTAGTGGAGCAGTTGAACAGCAAAACTAATCACTCGATCCTCTTTGCAGGCGTCAATGCTTTTTCGCGGACGAACGGAAGTTGCGCTTCTTCCGGGTGTACAACGAACAGAACTGTGAGTTCGAGTGTCTCACCAACTACACGCTGGCAACGTGCGGTTGCGTGACGTTCGCCATGCCGCGGGAAAACACTACGCGGGTGTGTGGTATCCACGAGAAGCGTTGCTATAAAATGGCTGTGACGCGGCTGATGGAGTTGGAT
The Anopheles moucheti chromosome 2, idAnoMoucSN_F20_07, whole genome shotgun sequence genome window above contains:
- the LOC128298778 gene encoding pickpocket protein 28-like, coding for MKVPRWTIVKNLAREYLASSSCHGMSYTVHPKVSVTERLCWAVVVVVSLSSCIAAIVIGHQKWVEKPMIVSFSTKPIPVWKLPFPAITICPQTRIAVEKFNITEVYLRARANETLTPTEWRKLRVLTHVCSSVMRSKNDFYGTGGTRASGDPSAPDNEQVVEQLVNMSIPFDETFMTCMWSFNFRPCEALWSRKVTENGVCYSFNMLSSAELYTEDQAFREREVYPEEKQHKRFQTLHAAKMRSTGWTMENGYTVGESLLAYPRRTASGGFKGGAIVLMKTHQKNREYICSGALQGYKITIHPPDEFPRLSEHHIRVPPMHAVSVIVRPRLLTTQTNLHRYPYTKRQCFFADERKLRFFRVYNEQNCEFECLTNYTLATCGCVTFAMPRENTTRVCGIHEKRCYKMAVTRLMELDEMTVYTGQDTCDCLPACTTIKYDVELSNDWLNMDAMLDSMFKRERKMEGMQPMLLYVYFKDNKFQYIERVEYMNFNGELANFGGILALLSGMSLTSLAEILYYLFVRPLGLWIKLQYARGRVNPSVREVQLRTGTNSVHFVRPWIP